The sequence AACAaaatcaattatgattgattcTTATATGTTGACCACTTATTTATTTCCATTATTATCCAAATTTATGAATACAagtgatttttttgttttgttaacATTTATTTTTAGCGAAATGGACAACTGCACTCATGAAAGGATGAAAAATTTCTCCTTACCTGTACATGCACTGTCTTAATAGTGCATCCAATGGTGgaaatttatcaatatatgtGAGGTTCACTGAAAATAATGGATCccacatgtattgataaatctTCACCTTTAAATGTTACTTGGGGCAGTTCCTGTACATATAGGATCTCATTTACCAATAGGTAATCAtggataattaatttaatttcatttaTTGTGTTGAATATATGGGTTAATTAACCAGAAGTATTACGTTGTCTATTCATAAATGTGAACAGAAACTTGAAAAATCAATATGATTGCACATGGAATAAAAATGACAACGATATTAATTCTCTTTCTCAAATTGCAATGataaattatgaaaaataaaagaacatGTTGGACGTACGTTGGTTTCATAAAACAGAAGTAACAAACGTAAACAACTTGTaggaaaataaatataaatctgtCTTACGCAAATTGTTTACCTGAATGATACCAAGTTTTCTTGAATGATAGCAAGACTCATATAATCTTTTACAAACATCGTATCTTTCATGTTTGATTGTTATAACAAGATTAATAGAGTTTTGATAGGTTTTTTATGAGTGAAAAAATGAAACGAGTAAAATACTGTTGGAATTCAACTCAAAATTTTTTGGATTCAACAATTCAAATCAATCATGGTGGCTACCAAATTTGATGTCATTCACACCATGGTTTCACACTTCAACAACCCCCCAAATTTTTTCTATAAATAGATCACAAACCTTTGCTCCAAAACCATCCCAAGAAATCCCAAAAACACAAGCAATATTGAGTGTTTTTTTTGTAGCCTAGTCATTTAGATAAATTTTAGTATGCTATGTGGTTGCGGCGATGTCCGATCTTCCACATCAAAAAGAATTTTCTCCGTGATTAGATTTGTGTGAGTTCCACTTGTAAAGTGAGATCGAGTGTGTCATCCAAGAATCGTTGTTCTTGAAGTTCTTGGTATCCCCTAAATTGTTCTAGGGAGTGTTGTTGTTATCTCCTATTACGATAGGAATGCGTTGTACTCATTATTGATATAGTGGAAGTTTTCTTGGTGGACTTCGGTCCCGTGATTTTTTTCTAATTTGGGTTTTTCACGTAAAAATCCTTGTGTCTTTCTTATTCATGCATATTATCTTGATTAATATTGATATCATGGAAACACTTTGATCCGATAGTATCACTGAAGAGGAAAAGAATCAAACGCTTCCGCTacataaaaatcaattaaatttgGCTATCtttcccaacaagtggtatcagagacacgTTCAATGGAGGAGCCCCTTGGAGGGATGTTAAAACTGAACGGGTCAAACTATTCCATATGGAAGGCAAGCATGTTGGATCTGCCATATTGCAAAGATTTGTACTTTCCATTGAGTGGTGATGAAGCCAAGCCAGAAAATTAATCAAATGAAGAATAGACTATACTGCATCGAAAAACTGTTGGTTACATACGAAGTTTTATCGAGCATAGTATCTTTCATAACTTTGCAAACGAAGATAAAAGCTGATGCTTTGTGGAGAAAAATTGAAGCTATATTTGAGAGAAAGAATGCCTTAAACAAAGCCTCAATTATCAGAAGTATCGCACGACTCAGATACAAAGAAGGAGCAAATATGACAGAGCACCTAAATACTTACCAGGATTTAATCAACAAATCTACCACCATGAAGATTGCCCTAGATGATGAAGTTACAACCTTGTTATTACTGAGCTCTTTGCCAGATAGTTGGGATACTCTTGTGGTATCGCTCAGTAATTCTGCTCTTGATGGAAAGATGACACTACAAACAGTCAAAGATTGCCTTCTTACTAAAGAGTCTAGAAGAAAAGAGCAAGAATATAACTCTGAAACCAAGGCATTGGTTACAGAAACGGCTGATAATCGAGGACGAAGTTACACCATAGGTCCTCAGAAAGGAAGATACAAATCCAGGGGGAAGTCTAAGACCAGAAAAGAATTCAAGTGCCATTATTGTGAAGGTCCAAATCATTATGAAAGAGAATGCAGGAAAAAGAAGAGAGATCAAAGGAATGGTACAAAGTCAGAAGAGAAAGACACAGCTGCAGTTACATCTGATGGTGATATTATCATTCTTGGTGATGACTCATGTTTCAGTCTATCATACCAACAAACTGATTGCATTATTGATTCCGGAGATTCATATCATATCACTCCACACAGAGATATGTTTGTGTCCTACTAAAGTGGAAACTTTGGAAAAGTTAGAATGACCAATCAAGGTTTGACAGAAGTCATTGGTATGGGGAGTATTGTCTTGGAGACAGATACAGAATCTCATCTCACTCTCAAAGAAGTTGGCCATGTTCCAGATATTCGTCTTAATATCATTTCCACTGGAAAGCTTGATGATGAAGGCTGTGCCAGTCACTTTGGAGAAGGAAAATGGAAACTCACCAAAGGTTCTCTCATTATTGCTAGAGGTGTGAAGCAGAACTCTCTCTATATGATGCAGGCTAAGGTATCCAGTGGAGAGGTAAACACATCTACAAAAAATTCCTCTATTGAATTATGGCACAAGAGACTTGGATATATAAGCCAAAAAGGAATGGAAACTTTGGCTAGAAATTAACTCCTACCTAAAGTATTTGGTATGCACTTGGAAACCTGTGTTGATTATCTAGCTGGAAAACAACACAGAGTTGCATTTCAAAGCTTTTATCCATCCAGAAAAAATCAACGCTTGGATTTAGTGCACACAGACTTGTGCTATATAAAAGACAGAACTCTCGGCGATGCTTTATAATTCATGACCTTTATCGATGATTTCTCCCGAAAGGTCTGGTGTTTTGCGTTAAAATCTAAAGATCATGTTCTTGAGATCTTTAAGAATTTTCACGCAAAAGTTGAAAGAGAAAATGGATTGAAACTGAAATGTGTTCGCGCAGACAATGGTGGCGAATACAGGGGTCCATTTGAGCAATATTTCTCAACTCATGGAATCAGGCTAGAGAAAAGTGTTCCAAAAACACCACAACACAATGGAGtggctgaaagaatgaacaggACAATTTGTGAGAGGATAAAGTGCATGTTATCTCAGTCCTAATTTCCCAATTTCTTTTGGGGTGAAGCTATGAGAACTGCAATTGATTAGATCAACCTTTCTCCATCAGCTCCGTTAGATGGTGGTGTTCCTGACAGAGTTTGGTTTGGAAAAGATGTCTCCTACAAACACTTGAGAGTGTTTGGATGCAGAGCTTTTGTTCATATTCCAAAAGATGAAAGATTCAAGCTTGATGATAAATCCAAAAAGTGCATATTTTTGGGTTATGGCCATGAAGAGTTCAGATACCGACTATGGGATCCAGTAAATCAAAAGATTGTTAGAAGCCGAGATGTTGTATTTCTTGAAGATGAGATTGGTTGTGATGTTGAACACAATAAAGAATATCAATCATCCAATTCAGAAATCTGAGTCAATCTAGATCCAGTTCGTTCACCCATAGTTCGTGATCATGGGGGAGATATGCAAAGTGATAATAAAGAGTTAGTTGAACCAGATGATACTCAAGGCAACCCTTTAGATTAACCTTCTGAGACAGGGGTTAGAAGGTCAACCAGACAAAGAATACCTTCTACAAGATACAGTCCACATGAATATGTGATGCTCACTGATGGCGGAGAACCAGAAAGTTTTAAAGAAGTTGTATCAAGTGCCCAAAAAGATTAGTGGATCGAAACGATGAAAGATGAGATGCAATCGCTTCATGACAATCATACCTATGGattggtaaatctaccaaaagGTAAGAGAGCACTTAAAAATAAATGGGTTTACAGGgtgaagactgaagaaaatgGATCAAGATTGAGGTACAAAGAGAGGCTAGTCGTAAAAGGTGTCAACCAAAATAAAGGTGTTGATTTTGATGAAATTTTCTCACCAGTGGTGAAGATGTCTTCTATCAGAGTTGTTCTTGGACTTCCTGCTAGTTTGGATTTGGAGATAGAACAACTTGATGTCAAGACCGCATTTTTTCATGGTGATCtagatgaagaaatatatatatggatCAGCCAGAAGGATTCAAAGTCAAAGGCAAAGAGAACATGGTGTGTCGGTTGAACAAAAGCTTGTATAGATTGAAGCAAGCCCCAAGACAGTGGTACAAAAAGTTCGATTCATTCATGATGAGTCACAGGTACAGGAAAACCAGTTCTGATCACTGCGTATTTCTTAAGAAATACGACGACAATGATGTCATCATACTATTgttatatgttgatgatatgttGATCATTGGTCATGATTCAAGCAAGATAGACAAGCTTAAGGGGGAGCTTGATAATCTTTTGTAATGAAAGACTTAGGACCAGCAAAACAGATTCTTGGAATGAATATCTCCAGGGATAGGACAAATAAGAAACTGTGGTTATCTCAAGAACAATACATTGAGAAAGTTCTTGAAAGATTCAAAATGGATAAGGCAAAGACCGACCGTTGGCATTCCACTTGCAGGGCACTTCAAACTAAGTTCAGGCCAATGTCCTACAAGTgatgaagaaaagaaagaaatggaAAGTGTTCCTTATGCATTAGCAGTCGGCGGTTTGATGTATGTAATAGTGTGTACAAGACGTGGCATCGCTCACGCAGTTGGCGTGGTAAGTCGATTTCTCTCAAATCCCGGCAACGATAATTGGTCAGCAGTGAAATGGATATTCCAATATCTGAGAGGTACTTCTAGATTTTGTTTGAGATTTGGAACTAACCTACTTGTGTTAGAAGGCTACACCGATGCAGATATGGCTGGTGATGTTGATTCTAGAAAGTCCACATCTGGATACTTGATGACATATAGCAGTCTCATGGCTATCAAAACTTCAAAAGTGTGTGGCATTATCCACAACAGAAGCCGAGTACATAGCCACGACCAAAGCATGCAAAGAACTTCTGTGGTTGAAGAAGTTTCTACAAGATTTAGGCCTAAGGCAAGACAAGTTTACGCTCTACTGTGACAGTCAGAGGGCAATCCATCTGAGTAAAAACTCCAGTTTTCACTCAAGGTTGAAGCATATTGATGTGAGGTATCATTGGATCCGAGATGCGTTAAACGACAAGTTGTTACATCTTGAGAAGATACATACTGATGAAAGTGGTTCCGATATGTTCACAAAGTCATTGCCAAAAGAAAAGttggaaagatgtagaagtgcaGCGGGTCTGATTGAATCCACAGAATGAGTTTGAGGGGGAGAATTATTGGAATTCAACTCAACTTTTTTTGGATTCAATAATTCAAATCAACCATGGTGGCTACCAAACTTGATGTCATTCACACACTTCAACAACCCCccaaattttgcctataaatagatcacAAACCTTTGCTCCAAAACCATCCCAAGAAATCCCAAAAACACAAGCAATATTGAGTGTTTTTTTGTAGCctagtcatttaaataaattttattatactcTGTGGTTACGGCGATGTccgatcttccacatcagaaagaATTTTTTACGTGATTAGATTTGTGTGAGTTCTACTTGTAAAATGAGATCGAGTGTGTCATCCAAAAATCGTTGTTCTTGAAGTTCTTGGTATCCATTAAATTGTTCTAGGGAGCGTTGTTGTTATCTCCTATTATTATAGGAATACGTTGTAACCATTATTGATATAGTGGAGATTTTTTTGGTGGACTTCGGTCCCGTGGTTTTTCCCTAATTtgggttttccacgtaaaaaTCTTTGTATCGTTCTTATTCGTGCATATTATCTTGATTGATATTGATATCATGAAAACACTTTGATCCGATAGTATCACTGAAGGGGAAAAGAATCAAACGCTTCCGCTACATAAAAGTCAATTAAATTTGCCTATCTTTCTCAACAAATACGTACATGCTCATCGATGAAAATCAGCTTTCTCATTGTCGTGTTTCCCTTCCTAGTTGGTGCCTCTTCTCCTTGTCGAAGAACGAAAAATGTTTACAGTGAAGCCTCTTTTTTGGTCGTGCAGATCTCTAAGTGGTGTAATCTCcatttttctaacacttaggttaataattttaaattttgtatgcATGGAATCAGGGGCGTATCCaggatttttttttcggggggcTTAACGTATAAGTtataaaaaaaccaaaaaattgaaaaatccaaaactttcattttaaaataacataagcaaaacaatcataaaaaaataatattcgcAAGTTACATCAACCAAATTATACATACTACTTCAATCGCAGTCTGCGatttttcaaaagatcaaacctaTCAATTATATATTCCAAATCAATATTACGAGCAATCTCTCTCTCAATATACAAAATCATAGCATTGTTAAGATATTCTTGCTCCATTTTGTTGCGAAGTTGGGTCTTGAGAAGTTTCATCCCTGAAAATGCTCTCTCTGTGGTTGCAGTAGAAACCGGAAGAGTTAGGACTAAACGGATCAACCTAtcaatcatgaaataaatcttTGACTTCTTTGTTTCGGTTAGCAATCGACATAATTTAGGAAGAGAATCGATATTTTTAAATCGCAGATCTTCAAAAACATCAAGCTTGTAATGATTTAACTGACTTCTCAGATGTTCCATGTCATCTCCAGAAAAATCACACGGATAAAACTTCTTAGCCAAAGAACAAATAGCACTATCAAAAAATGATTTGAATCCATCACTAGGATTCAAGGCATCACACAAAGTGAGTAGCTCCATTGATTTCTCAGTAAATCTGTTGTTCAACTCCATCAATTGTTTGGCAACCACAACATTGAATACATGAAAATGATAATACTTCTTCAATGTGAAATGATTTTTCTGCTGACAAGAACGTTTAGTACCTTGGAAGTATGGATCAGAAAAATCAGGTACTTCAATATCATGAACACCACAAAAATCATTTACACTCCATATAAAATCCAACCATTCATCATTTCGCATCTTTTGAAAGAGTAATTTTGTAGTTGTGACTAGCTTCATTGCATTCAAAATATCTTGATCTTTTCGTCCCAATGCTTGACACAACATATTTGATACTTCCAAGATTCTATGCATCAACAGTAACATGAAAACAAATTCAAATGTCATCATTCCAATATATAAACCTTTAGACTCTGCACGTATACTAGAGTTTGATCCTTTTTCATAAGATCTTCAAGAAGTGTACAAATTGAATGAAACAATTCAATAACTCTGCCAACAGAGGTGTAATGTGAACTCCAACGAGTAGATCCAGGACGTTGTAAAGCACAAACTTGATTAAACCCACTATCAAATCAACAATTTCATCTTCTCTAATTGATTGTAACTGACAGTGCCTCTTCGAAGAAATAGTAACAAAATTGACAATGGAAGTTAACTTAGAAAAAAATAGCCATACATCTGATACCTCTTTAGCTGCTGCAACTAAGGCAAGTTGGAGTCGATGAGCAAAACAATAAACATAATAGGCATATGGACAATCTCTGAGAAACAAAGCTTGTAGCCCATTCCATTCTCCCCTCATGTTACTAGCACCATCGTACCCTTGACCTCGCATGTTTTCCACCAAAAGCTTATGGTGTGATAGTATGTTGCAAATTTGTGTTTTCAAAGTTATAGAATTTGTGTCATCAACAACAACAACTTCCATAAAGCGCTCTCTAACAACCCCATCAACATCTACATATCTTAAAACAAGAGCCATTTGTGTTTTATGGGATTCATCAGTTGCCTCATCAACAAGAATACAAAACTTAGCATCCTCAATTTCATCACGAATTTTACTTCGTACAAGATCCGCAATAATTTTTAGTATCTCTTGTTGAATTGACGGTGCTATATACTTGGCATTTTTAGCCGCTTTAGACAAAACAATATCACCAATTTCTTTGCATAACTCAGCTTGAAAATTGACTAGTTCTAGAAAATTACCTCGATTGTGAGAACTGTATGACTCATCGTGTCCTCTAAATGCACAACCTTGCAATGCTAGCCACCATACAGCTCTTATGAAAGTCTTTAAAAGCAATCGATTTTGCTTAACCACTTTTTCTGACTCTTTAACTATTTTCCTGTCAATATGCCGAGAAACATTTTTCAAACTCTTCCATTTTTGCATAGAATCACTATGATGTGAATTAATTTCTCCTTCATGCCTTTTCAATGGACAATTTTTGCAATTCACTCTTTTTCAATTCTTGAATCCTTCAACTGTAAATTTCTTTTGTTGTGAAGAAGGGGTATCAAATAAATAGCATGGAAAACAAAATGCACTTTCCTTTGCTTCAAAAAACTCAAGCCACGGAAATTTTATAAACCAAGAAGACTGAAAACTGCGTCTTTGTTGCTTAAAATCAACAAGAAGATAATTATAAATAGGTTGATATGGTCCCATACCAACATATTCTTTCCGAATCTCATCTTGTTTGTCACATGGATATTGCCAAATCACGGGTCGTTTTCCAGGATCTCGCTCGTAATACGGATAGTTGCTTTCTATTGTATCTACCACTTCATGAACAAgattcattttttttgtttccaGTGGTACATTTGGACTTGAAGGAGAAGGATCGTTTGAAACAATTTGATTATTTGTTGATTGATCATTGTCTTTTCGAGAAAAATAATCGTTGATCTTCCTTTTCGACATATCCCTTTCACTTTTCCAAtcattataaacataaaaaataacaatcaacaaaagaaaagaaaataattgaaaatagcTACGGTTGCATATCACATTTTCTATCTTTCTCTGTTCAAATAAATTGGAATCAAACTAAAGAATGCTAAATAAAAATTACTTATTGTCTAAATTAGAATAACTAACATTAAAAatcttattatattaaatattttagatttaaaatATCCAAACTCACGAAAGCCACTAAACTACAACATTGACAAAGGCTAAagcaaaaaagaaaaatttaaaaaaaactatccAAAAGTTAAAGCACAGAATGAATTAGacaaacataaaattaattatataaattaattgacAAATTTTAGAATACTGAGTCTAAAACTCCTAATGAATATTCCAGCAAGTTTTTCGAATACCCAAGCAAAACTCAAATTTCCAGACTTCAAACATTTTGACTATCACAATTGAGATGTTTCAAAAATTCGAAGACCCAAAATTGAATAACATATTCAATTGTAAATAATTATCCAAACTTCTACATTAAATTTCAGAATCTTCGTGATTATTCTTAGCCTAAAAAAATCTGTATCTTTTAAGTAAATTTTCGAAGTTAACAaacaattaatgaaaaaaagaaagaattaatCCAGCATCCTTGATTATGAAACACATTTAGTatccaaaatttttgaatacCCAAAGTCCCAAAGACCCAAACTCACGGATGAAGAAACTATGGGGAAAACAAGTTTTTTGAGTTTATTATACGAGCAAGAATTAGAGAAATTAGTAGAAAGATTGCAAGAAATTAAATATGcagaaaattaaatttgaacctGAGGCTATGgagatttggtgaaaataagagaattaaaaattgattcgtGGGAGGCTGGGAGCACTGGGCGTTTAGGTTTTTTAATGAATAACattttttatgaataaaattttgttttctttcagcAATCTTATATTCTTTTGTTCTCTTCAAGCCCAATCTAATTTTTTCAACTAAAAAATTTTGCTGGGCTCGTTATTAATTGGACCTAATTATACCTCTACTAAAATTTTAAGGTAGAGGGCTTTCTGGGCTTAAGCCCAGTCAAGCCCATGCTATACGTACGCCCCTGCATGGAATGTTGTGGTTGGTAAATTATGTCTGATGCAATATTTATAGCAAATTAGAATCATTATTAAAAACCAAAAGTCGGGGCACAATGGATTAATATTtgaatcaatatttttaaatctaatCATTAACTAATTCTTATCTTGCATCTAGTGTTTGGATATATACACTTTACgcatttaattcaataattaataatttgtaaactatacacacatatacatatatataattgtgtgcTATTGATTATACAATTGTTATTTAATAAATGCATCGCATTTGAACATAATCCATTGAAGTTATTGTCATAAGAATTTATTACACTGGCTGAAGGAATTAAGGAAACAGAAGTAGTAGGATTAAGAATTTATTACGGAAGCTGAGAGCAACAATTCTATGACGGATTTAACCTCGTAAAACTGAGAAAAAATGAGGTGaaaatgtaaattcacaatgaaaaatGAGCATTTTTACAATGAAAAATTAtccttttaaatataaaaaatattgatgcgaaaataaaaattaacaatttgtttcagaaaaaaatcaagtttagttaagaactaaattttattattgTGCTGAAATGAGTtaatacaattaattttttgtttaagaAATAAAcgtaataatataatataactaTTTGTTAGTTGATGTAGTTATTATATGAAAATTTTGAGCGAGTTAATTTTCGGTAAATTGTTtgatattatatgtttataaaatttatatatttaatttatttatctaattttatgtttataaattttttataacatGGAAATGGCATTAAATTGAGATGATTTTTTTCGTAAAGTAAATAATGAATTTTATAAAAGAATGCAAAGTGTGTGACGATTAATATCGGTTAAATTGggtaattaaaaaacaaaaaatatgagGACACAAAAggaatataataattattattattttaaaatcaaaatattctcgTTTGTTCATAGGAAACATTAACCATGGGAAAAATCTAAAgataaaattgaaataaaaatttcttgGATAATGTCTAACAAATCAGCGATGGACCGGCACAGTTATGAAATAATATTGTCCTCGCGTAGTTACCCTATTGCGATCCATTGAAGTGAAGATGCTGAAGAAAATAGCAAAGACAATATGCTTCTCTTGCCCCACAACTAATCATGAAATGCCTTATAGCTAGCACCGTGGATTACATGAATACTGTCTAACGAAAATAATATGAGAgattatgtatatatgtatactttggatttcttgtttattagTGAAATTGAGATTATTTCTTGACTTATATAGAGTTAAGTGatcattgaattaattaatttgattaaatGCATGTCTTTGAAAGTGTGCAACGTACATGAATGAGAAGTAAGTGTATACATTATTTTTTAAAGTTGCATGCATagagaaaaaaattttaaaataaaaaaatttaaaattaattaacaataaTCAGTAATGATCATGatggaaaaataaataagagacGGGTCTTGTAACAAAACCAGATAGTGCATTGGACCCTTGTCGTGCATCTCAAGATATCGAACCTTGAAGGAAAAACAAATGAGAACAAAgcacattataaataagataTGCGAAATGGAATGGTATTTAGAAGGGGAAAAAGCTATACATAGGAGAAAGAAGTGGACAGTCCTTGCCTCAAGGTTGGAGAAAGGTGAAGTGGCAATATAGAAAACAGAGCTGTCAAAAGTCAG comes from Henckelia pumila isolate YLH828 chromosome 4, ASM3356847v2, whole genome shotgun sequence and encodes:
- the LOC140860632 gene encoding uncharacterized protein; this encodes MTFEFVFMLLLMHRILEVSNMLCQALGRKDQDILNAMKLVTTTKLLFQKMRNDEWLDFIWSVNDFCGVHDIEVPDFSDPYFQGTKRSCQQKNHFTLKKYYHFHVFNVVVAKQLMELNNRFTEKSMELLTLCDALNPSDGFKSFFDSAICSLAKKFYPCDFSGDDMEHLRSQLNHYKLDVFEDLRFKNIDSLPKLCRLLTETKKSKIYFMIDRLIRLVLTLPVSTATTERAFSGMKLLKTQLRNKMEQEYLNNAMILYIEREIARNIDLEYIIDRFDLLKNRRLRLK
- the LOC140860633 gene encoding uncharacterized protein, giving the protein MDRNRFYEVKSVIELLLSASRTKEYKIAERKQNFIHKKCYSLKNLNAQCSQPPTNQFLILLFSPNLHSLRKIVKESEKVVKQNRLLLKTFIRAVWWLALQGCAFRGHDESYSSHNRGNFLELVNFQAELCKEIGDIVLSKAAKNAKYIAPSIQQEILKIIADLVRSKIRDEIEDAKFCILVDEATDESHKTQMALVLRYVDVDGVVRERFMEVVVVDDTNSITLKTQICNILSHHKLLVENMRGQGYDGASNMRGEWNGLQALFLRDCPYAYYVYCFAHRLQLALVAAAKEVSDVWLFFSKLTSIVNFVTISSKRHCQLQSIREDEIVDLIVGLIKFVLYNVLDLLVGVHITPLLAELLNCFIQFVHFLKIL